CGAGCCGTCAAGAGTGCTTATTCTTGTGCCTTCAGATTTGGAGGCAGGGAACTATGAACTCAGCATTACCACACAAAGCAGCACGGGTTCTGTCTTACTAAAAGAACCAAGAACGGAGCGACTACCCAATCCTGTGGTTATTGCCTAGTAAAGTATTTTAATAAAACTAAGGCTACTCATTTAACGGGTAGCCTATTTTATTACCTCTTACCGAGTGCTACGGAACAGAGTCTCCGCACTTACCGTAACGGAGTGTCTGTCCTTAGGCTAACGGATAGCCTGTTACGGTAAGGACAGTCTCTCTGTTGAAAATGGCTCATATCTTAATAACTAAACCTATTTATAGGGCAATAGTTTTGGTTAATTCCTAAGGGATTACGCCCGTTTTTTGCCAAAAAAAGTATAACTTTGCCTCCATAATGAATATAGCAAGTTGTATTTTAGAGGCTCTTAAAACTCATGGCAGTGTAGCTGTGCCTCACTTTGGTGTTTTTTCTTTAAAGTACTCTGGTGCAGTTATCAGTAACGAGGACGGTCATATACTGCCTCCTGCTAAGCAGATTGTACTAGAAAAGAACTACCTTTTAAAAGAGAATAGTTTCGTCAATTTTGTGGCTCAAATTAAAGGCATCAGTTCCCAAACGGCTGACTTTGAGATAAAAACACAAACAGACTATTGGAAGAAAAAAATAGAAGCAGGAGAATCTTTTGAGGTAGAAGCTCTAGGGGCATTTAATTCAGACACTCAAGGGTTTTCTTTTGTAGGGCAACGGATTTATTTAGATTCGCCTGATGTCTATGGGCTAGAGGCAATCAATCTTTCTGAAATGAGTTCCCAAAAAGAAACTCAACCTTCTCAACCTAAGAAATCTAATGCTTGGAAAGTGGTACTTTGGTTACTCATTTTTATTATTCCAGCAGGGATATTGGGGTATTTGAATTTCTATCACCCTGAAATTTTATTTGGTGTGAAAAGTTTTGAAAAAGATAAAACTCAAAAGACCACTCCATCTCAGCCTGTAAAAACAACTAAGACTAATGATACTTTGGTAATAGATAGTTTAAAGCAAGACTCTTTACCAGCTAACAATTTAAAATAATATGACAAAAAAAACGCCTAAAGATAGCCTTACGGTAATGACTAATATTGTACTCCCAAACGAAACCAATCATTTGGGAAATTTGTTTGGGGGAGAGCTTCTCTCTAAAATGGATAGATGTGCTTCTATATCAGCCTCTAGACATTGCGGAAGGAGGGTAGTAACGGCTTCGGTAAACCATGTTTCCTTTAATCACCCTATTCCAGAAGGAGGTGTGGTGGTTTTGGAGTCCAAAGTAACCCGTGCATTTTCTACCTCTATGGAGGTTTATGTAGATGTATGGATGGACGACCCTATTACACAGAAAAAAGTGCATACCAACGAAGGAATATACACCTTTGTAGCGGTAGATGCGTTCAACAAGCCTGTGCCTATCCCAGAGTTAGAACCAGAAACGGATATAGAAAAAGAACGCTATATGGCAGCTCTTAGAAGAAAAGAACTTTCCCTTATCCTGTCTGGAAGAATGAAGGCTCAAGATTCTGTGGAGCTAAAAAAACTATTCATTTAATCATTTATGAAGGTTTTACAACTAGATAAAAATCACCCTCTTATTACGGAGCAGCTCACAGCTAATGGATTTACAATAGATGAAGATACCACTTCTTCTTACGAAGGAATTTTAGATAAAATAGAACCTTACGAGGGTGTGATTATTAGGAGTAGAATTCCGCTAGATGCTCGTTTTTTAACTCAAGCTAAAAATCTAAAATGGATTGCTAGAGTAGGGGCAGGAATGGAAAATATAGATACCGAAAAGGCAGAAGAATTGGGGATTTGTCTTTTTAATTCTCCAGAAGGTAACCGAGATGCGGTGGCAGAACACAGTTTAGGCTGTCTTTTAGTACTGATGAACCGTTTGTTTATTTCATCGGAAGAGGTCAAAAAAGGTATTTGGAAGCGTGAGGAAAACCGAGGGGAGGAAATTAAAGATAAGACGGTAGGCATCATAGGGTATGGCAATATGGGAAAAGCCTTAGCTCAAAGACTATCAGGTTTTGGGTGTGAGGTGATATTTCATGATATTAAAACTAACCTATCAGATCAATACGCCCAACAAGTTCCGTTAGAAGTATTACAAGAGAAAGCGGATATTCTAAGCCTGCATTTACCTTTGGCAGAGGATACCATAGGCTGGCTTAATGCTGATTCTATCCAAAAAATGAAGAAAAATTTTTATCTCATCAATACAGCTAGAGGGAAGAATGTGGTAACTGCAGATGTGGTTTCGGCACTTAAAAGCGGTAAGATAAAAGGGGCTTGTCTAGATGTTTTGGAATACGAAAAAAGCTCTTTTGAAA
The genomic region above belongs to Riemerella anatipestifer and contains:
- a CDS encoding acyl-CoA thioesterase, encoding MTKKTPKDSLTVMTNIVLPNETNHLGNLFGGELLSKMDRCASISASRHCGRRVVTASVNHVSFNHPIPEGGVVVLESKVTRAFSTSMEVYVDVWMDDPITQKKVHTNEGIYTFVAVDAFNKPVPIPELEPETDIEKERYMAALRRKELSLILSGRMKAQDSVELKKLFI
- a CDS encoding 2-hydroxyacid dehydrogenase, which codes for MKVLQLDKNHPLITEQLTANGFTIDEDTTSSYEGILDKIEPYEGVIIRSRIPLDARFLTQAKNLKWIARVGAGMENIDTEKAEELGICLFNSPEGNRDAVAEHSLGCLLVLMNRLFISSEEVKKGIWKREENRGEEIKDKTVGIIGYGNMGKALAQRLSGFGCEVIFHDIKTNLSDQYAQQVPLEVLQEKADILSLHLPLAEDTIGWLNADSIQKMKKNFYLINTARGKNVVTADVVSALKSGKIKGACLDVLEYEKSSFENLEIQNEDLAFLLNSDKVIVTPHIAGWTHESKIKLAQVIVDKILAKFKK